Part of the Scyliorhinus canicula chromosome 8, sScyCan1.1, whole genome shotgun sequence genome is shown below.
atttagagtacccaattcattttttccaataaggggcaatttagcctggccaatccacctaccctgtacatctttgggttgtgggggcgaaacccacgcagacacggggagaatgtgcaaactccacacgggcagtgacccagagccgggatcgaacctgggaccttggcgctgtgaggcaacagggctaacccactgcgccaccgtgctgcccccaaaaaagCAACTCATACTGGTCACGGTGAGGTGCACCCTAAACACTACCTTGAGCTGGATCAGACTCGGGCACAGGATGAGGTGGTTTCCACCCTGTGGAGGGACTCACTCCATACCACCTCCTCCAGTAtgggtcccagctcctcctcccatctgGCCTTCACCCCTCTACCGAGACCAGCTCTTCTCCCAAGATCTGTCCATATATGTTGGGTGAGCTACCCTCTTCTGATCATGAAAGAATCCTCTTCAATAAGGTTGAAGGTGGTGCCACAGGAAACTTGTCCGTTGAACAAAATTGCAAACCTGGAGGTAACTAAACGAGCCCAACTCAGCTTCTCCAGGCTTGCAAATCGTCTTCCCAGAAATaaatctgtctctgtgtgtctgtctctgtctctgtttctctctgtctctgtttctctctgtctctgtttctctctgtctctgtgtgtctgtctgtctctctctctctctctctctctgtgtctctctctgtgtctctctctgtctctctctctgtctctctctctgtgtctctctctgtgtctctctctgtctctctctctgtctctctctctgtctctctctctgtctctctctgtctccctctctctctgtctccctctctctctgtctccctctctctctgtctccctctctctctgtgtctctctctctctctctctgtctctctgtctctctctctgtctctctctctctctctctgtgtctctctctctgtgtctctgtgtctctctctctctctctctctctctctctgtctctctctctctctctctgtctgtctctctctctctctgtctctctctctgtgtgtctctctctgtgtgtctctctctgtgtgtgtctctctgtgtgtgtctctgtgtgtgtgtgtctctctctctctctgtctctctctctctgtctctctctctctgtctctctctctgtctcactctctctctgtgtgtctctctctctctgtgtgtctctctctctctgtgtgtctctctctctgtgtgtctctctctctctgtctctctctctctctctctgtgtctctctctctctgtctctctgtgtgtgtgtgtctctctctgtctctctctctctctctgtgtgtctctctctctgtgtgtctctctctctgtgtctctctctctctgtctccttctccctctctgtctccctctctgtgtctccctctctgtgtctccctctctgtgtctccctctctgtgtctccctctctgtgtctccctctctgtgtctccctctctgtgtctccctctctgtgtctccctctctctgtctccctctctgtgtctccctctctgtgtctccctctctgtgtctccctctctgtgtctccctctctgtgtctccctctctgtgtctccctctctgtgtctccctctctctgtgtctccctctctctgtgtctccctctctgtgtctccctctctgtgtctccctctctgtgtctccctctctgtgtctccctctctctgtgttctccctctctctgtctccctctctctgtctccctctctctgtctccctctctctgtctccctctctctgtctccctctctctgtctccctctctctgtctccctctctctgtctccctctctctgtctccctctctctgtctccctctctctgcctccctctctctgtctctctctccctctccctgtctctctctccctctccctgtctctctctccctctccctgtctctctctccctctccctgtctctctctccctctccctgtctctctctctttctgtctctctctctcgctctgtctctctctctcgctctgtctctctctctctctcgctctgtctctctctctctctctcgctctgtctctctctctctctcgctctgtctctctctctctctcgctctgtctctctctctctctcgctctgtctctctctctctctctcgctctgtctctctctctctctcgctctgtctctctctctctctcgctctgtccctcTCGAGCCCCTCCAAACTACTAAATGTGACACACAAGGGTGGAACAAGCTGTGTCATTCTGATGGTCATTTTAAGAAAAATGACAAACCGATCAgccatctcattgaatggcgggacatgccgaggggctgaatggcccactcctgttcgtATGTACCTTGACGCTGAGGAAGGAGCGGAGGGGAGGTTAGATTAATTGGACAACACTTTCAAAAGAGCTGGAACACGCTCGATGGGCTGCATCATTCCATGATTTAAGTGAAGAATGACCTTTCAGAAAATTTCAATGATTAAACTTGACTGATCCAAAAACTGTTTGGCAGCGTAAATATAAGCTGTAGGAATACATTTGCTCATTATTTATAAACTTTGAGTATATGATTCAGTACTGAGTCATTTTTTCCTTCAAAACTTATAAACATGGAGTCAATGGATTCCTGTTGGTTTTCATGGAATTGCTTTACCAATCATTATTTTCAAACGTTTGTGGCAATATACAATTTAGTTGAAATATAAATTtaagtgtgcccaattcattttatttccaattaaggggcattttagcgtggccaatccacctccctttttgggatgtgggggtgagacccacacagacacggggagaatgtgcaaactccacacggacagtgacctgggactagattggaacccgggtcctcggcggcgtggaggcagcagtgctaaccactgcgccaccctgccacccGGGTAATGGATTATTCGTGCTGCAAAGGATAAATGTGGGATCAGACTAAGCGAGACACTGACTTCTTTTGCAACACTTGGAAACATTGGCATCTACGTAAATCCTTCAAGACTGACTAGTCTTTCCTCTCTAACGTCCCATCCCCCTGGCAGCCAACAGCTGCCGACTATTTGCTTCATGTGTGGCAAAAATGTAGGCCAGCATCTCAACCGCTcattccacaccccaacctccAGCCCAAACACACACCACGCCCTGGAATGAATGATGTGCGTCAGTGATGTTGTAGGAATTGCCGCTTCTAGTTTCCTGGatttcctcaaattcccaactTGAGGAGCAAAAAAACGAGATTGCAGTATTGCGGTGGTTCAGGCGATATTCGAAGAAACCCTCGGCAATAACATCGCGGCTCCTGTTGAAGGACGGAACCGGCGCAAACATTCCCAAGCTATTGTGGGCCTGGAGGAGAGTGGGAAAACCAGTTTGGGCAGGAAAAGGGGAAAGGCACAAAGGGACAGGAAAAACATTTACATCAGAATAAGTAAACAGCAACTTGTTTTACTGCATCAATGGTGATATGTACACGTGTCTGGAGGCATTTCACGGGAGctgaacaaaatttgacaccgagtCCCATAAGGAGATATtcagacaggtgaccaaaagtttgATCGAGGAGATGGTTCAAAAGAGCATTTTAAAGGGCAAGAGGGAGTGAATTCTAGAGCTGGGGGACTAGGTAGCTGTGTAAATTTATGGTTACGTGTCTAAAGGGAGGTGGGGGCACTAATTGGACAATAACTGAGTGCATATACTTGGACCGTcccatgtctttttaaaaaataaatttagagtacccaattattttttccaattaaggggcaatttagcgtggccagtccacctagcctgcacatcttttgggttgtgggggcgaaacccacgcagacacggggaaaatgtgcaaaaacCGTCCCATGTCTAGTGATACACGAGGCAGATAAAACGTACCATATGTCTGTTTCCATGGCTAGGTTTTCTTTGAAGAGGTTGCTAGCATGTCATAGGAGGCTATATAGCTAGAGAGGTGCCACTCTGCACCAGGTATAACTGACCAGGTGACACCCTCACTCTTGCTGCCTACCACAGGCCCAATGGAAGGCTTTACAGGTCAACCATGTTATGAGCACCCCTTCCTTGGCCTTCCAGGTCCTAGGGTGGGACTCGAGCCTGGAGTCTCTAGCCCAGAGGCAGTGGTGCTACCCACAGCGCCACAGGACCTAATTGAGCACATACATGTGAAGAGAGAAGCTATATATTTGTAATGTTCCACTTTGCAAATAAATCTAAAACTGAGAAAAGATGGACTTACTAGTCTCCTTCAACAACTCGTTACGAAACATTTAATCGTCgcctgtggttggggggggggggggggggggggggggggaaggaaattgAGGATGTGTAAGTTGCTGAGAAAGTGAAaaccgttttttttttaaatgtgggaaTTAAATTGATGGCACATAAATTAAAATTTCTCTGGGCCGAACACACATCTTCCTTCTCTGCCGCTGTGTGTCAAATGCAATTCCTGACCAGACAAACCTTTGTGTTAAAACTCCAGGTCTCTCAGGCTGCTACAGAACTCCAACAATATTGCGTCCAGAATGCCTGCAAAGATGCGCTGTTGGTAGGATTACCTGCAGGAAGCAACCCCTTCAGAGATCCTAGGTCCTGCAACCTTCTCTAAAACCAGGTACGCCAAGCAACCCTCGAGCTTAGCAGTCTGTGTTGTGTTGTGCTACGCAATGTACTTCGAACGGGAGATTATCGGGGTCCTCCGCACCTTGTtcttgttcacaaagaccacctcTTTCCCCCACCTTGAgaccaaaaaaaacaaaagagaccCGTGCCCAATTCTGGAATTTCTCCTGGATgttcctctgaccccccccccactccaaccccccactccccccatcgtGGCAAACCCCACCGTGGCAAACCCCAGGCGACGTCAGCTAAGCGGTTAAATGCCTAAAGTCTTGACCTTCAGCCGCGATCTTGTGGTTTTCAGTGGAAATGCAGGCAACATTCCTCACTGCGAGCTccggaacacccttcctcagatccGTCATCACCAGAGGGCGAGCTTCCAAAACAGTCAATCAACCCATTGACTCAGCCTGATTACCTCAACCAGACTAACCACTTGCACATCATCAGTGCCCTGAATAATTTAAAAGATTTGAATCAGACAAACATTCTGTCCACACCTTTCCAGTCAATTGGAACGCAAGGCACGAAATCACGCCTCCTTGCCTCTGTGTATTTGAGCCAGCGAGAAGGTGTTAATGGGTTGGTCATAAAGATACGCAGTGATCTAGATAAGGTCTCTCTCAGGTCTTGTAGAGCCCTATCATTGTGACCATGGCTAAATGGAATaagagctttggcaaagagtcatccagtctcaatgttagctccgttctctcttcacagatgctgccagacctgcttgaGATTATCCAACATTTACTGTTTTTGTTTGAGATTCCAGCACCTGTGttaattttgcttttattttcagacCTGAATCTCTTTCGCTTTGGCTGCAgctctgccattttagatgccattgaaaccctgcagtgcagaaggaggccatttcgcccatcgagtctgcactgaccctctgaaagagcagcttggcccaggcccactcccccgccctatccctgtcactCCGCACATtggtcgtggccaatccacctaaccagcacatctttggactgaatttGAATTTTCTTAATTTTAAGCTGTAAAATATCCTTTGTCGAGTACAAGTCACAGTGACGTCAGTGCAGGATTCTTTCATCATACACACTTCTTCATTACAAAGATATATAAACCTCTGAAGATTTCATTTGGAGGCGTCTTTGTGGTATCCATGGGCACCTGGTTTTCAGAACAGTGGGGGTGTCGTTTGATGCAGATTCCGCCAAACCTAAAGCTTTATTGTCTGTTTGAGTTGCTATAGTAATTGCGCTCGAGCAGGGCTCCCCAAACTGTGGCTCACGGCCCCGAGATTACATTTTGGGGCATGAGCGAACTCCGGCCAAGTGTTAACAGCCGTGAGGCCCCATTACATCCTTGTCTTTTTTAACCGACAGACGTTGCCAAACTGACCAACTGACCAGATTCTTGTCCCCCAAAAAATCTGAGAAGGTGGGTGCTCTATATTTTAATATAGTCTAAAtagccccaccctgaccccccccccgttctctcggcttcccagccccctgaccctgGTCTCTTAGCTGTACTCCAGCCTACCTGGAGCACTGACTGAGACCTTTGGCTGTCTAATGCCTTTGTCAAGGGCTTTTTGCAACTTGGAAGAAGTAAATAGATCGTTCCTTGGCAAAATCAGCCATTGGACTTTTTTGAGCAAACAACGTTACTCAAAATATTGCCCGTGTTCAGTGTTTTTCAATGGGCGGTGGGGTTTCCCGCGTCACCACTCAGACGTGTTGATGGTGGACACGACCCTGCTGATGTTGGCTGCTCTGCAGTCGTTTAGCATTCTGCCGACGGATGAGGTTTC
Proteins encoded:
- the gng10 gene encoding guanine nucleotide-binding protein G(I)/G(S)/G(O) subunit gamma-10 codes for the protein MSTNSSVSSMQRMVEQLKFEAGIERMKVSQAATELQQYCVQNACKDALLVGLPAGSNPFRDPRSCNLL